The sequence gtttattgttttgctttttgttgattttttttttttttttttgtaaagggaTTTAGGAGCATTTGTTGTTAGGAAGTGATGATGTGAAGGAATGAGTTGAATTTGCTTTATGGTTTGGGATATTTGGGGAAGGCTTTGAaagaattttttgtttgattccctcttttgtttttttatccggTTTCGGATCcgatttccctttctcctcttgttgaccactcttttttttttattcttttattaattttttttttcctttctttcttttgaaataggtcatcttttcttttttactcctcTTTACTCCCCTTCTCttgtgtttctcttttctttttgtctcgttctcttccttgtttctttgACTGTTTTTTGTGttcactcttttctctctttctttctttttttctcctctctcgttttccttccctctttctccttttttttttttctggctttcctccttttactccttttctgattttatcctttttcttttcctcattttcctcttttcttctctcttcctaggAGTGCCTCCCATTCTCCAGGTCAGTGGCGGGCTTGCCTGGCCAGTTAGCTCACCGAAGATCCTGGGCGCATGCAGCTGACAGTGGACGCATGCCTTCAGCCAATCAGAGCTGGGGACCAGCTGGGATAGTATATAGTTTGAATAAATCATTAAGCTTGACACGCGCTCTGGTCTCTCCGCTCTGCAATACAGCTTGCTTCCTGCCCTTAACCTACAAAACCCCCTTTGTAGCGATCTGATCTTGCCTACAAAAGAAGGAATATCACTCCAACCTGCAGCGGGGCCAAGACCTTTGTGCTTCTACTTTAAAACGACTGTTAAAACAAGAATCCAACCCACCCCTCCCGCCTGCGTCCGGATCTACCATGTGATTTCTTGGCCCCTCACCTTCGTTCACATACTGGGCTCTGAGTGAGCTCATCAGGATCCTGGAGCCCCGTTTCGctaggagagggagaagaaggatgTTCTGTTAAGGAATGAAAATCCGGTCATTAGCTGTTTCTGGAGAGCAGTGGACCTCACTTTCAAGATAGATGGCATGGAAAAAAATTGAGGGTAGGAAAGACGCAAGAATAGGAGGCTGGCGGCTTAAATGATGCCCCCCCCAAGTCTTTGACAGAATCATCTTTCATTTGACAGAGTGCTAGATTGGGGGTCAGGAAAACCAAGTTTCAAACCCCatgaatataagctttttgagagttctcattctttctcttttgtctttgttatGGCCAACTCCTGACAGTGAGTtgtccagaaaaataaaagtctattgACTGAATGAttgctatctatgtgaccttgaggaaATTGTCTCACCTCTCAAAAACTttatttcctcatccagaaaatgCGGATGTTAATAATACCTATGTTAAATGCCATAGATTTATGAGATGCAGAGGAGCTTATATATATAAAGCAGTTttacactatataaatgtcagttattattatttgatgAATGCCTTAATgtataacatatttttttaaagaggggcTTAATTGGGTCTTGGTGCATTCCATTATTAATCCCCACAAACCCCTTCACCTAAGGCCTGAGCCCCCAAAATATAACGAAGACTTTCCATTGGAAGAGATTAGGACGTAGATAGTAGTAACTAGAGTGTATCTCCTACTAAAGCTTATCCTGATCTCAATTCATTTTCTATGAGTATCTCTGCCCAGGACAGGtggaaatttaattgaatttgtaGTCCAGAAACTTGATTTGGAATCTCTGTTCCTGCATTAGCTGTGTGGTTGGAtcacttattttaaattttagtacTAAAAAGATCAATCAGAGATGTAGGATGATGTCCAAGGTCTTCTACTCAACCCCCTTcactttgcagataaggaaactgaagcataaatGGGAATCAACTTGTCCAATATCATAAAAGTGTAAGAGGTGAGGTTTGAACAAAAGTCCTATGATTCCAGTTCCAGGGTTCTTGTCAAATGTGCAACTCTCTCCCTATTCCATTAGGTTTTGTGAGGATAGGACATTGCAAACTTCATAAGTATTGAGGTGAGGGGGAGTAATTACATTGTTGAAATCCCTTCCATCTCAAACTTTCTAGGTTCCCAAGATAGGTTCTGGGGTGTGTGCCAGTCTAGCTACAAAGATCAGTGATTAGCCTAATGAATCCAATGAGAGAAGAAGGCTTTCTTTCTTGGTTCCTTCCTGAGCTTGAGGCAAGTGAGATTATTAGAATGGAAATTGTATTTGCCTTTAGGTCACCTTGCACTCTTATCCACTGGCTCTCTGAATCTGTGCTAATTCATTCTTTTATGGTGAACCTCTACTCCACTCCTTGGGTTGAACTTGAGACAGCTCCTCCTACCCAATCTAAGAGTATGGCCAAAGCAAGCACATATGTAGCTTTAATGTCATCCCCCACCTCAGCTCCAAATTGGTCTTTGatactggattctctggctgagactaatttatggaatatatatacactctccctccatccctctttcATTGGAGCATTTAAGACCCAATTCGATGATTAGTAGGCTTCCTTCCCAgatcaggaaggaaagaaagaaaggaaagaaggaaggaaggaagagagagagagagagagagagagagagagagagagagagagagagagagagggaggagggggggagggagggagagagaggaaggaagggaaggaaggaaggaaggaaggaaggaaggaaggaaggaaggaaggaagggagggagggagggaggaaggaaggaaggaaggaagaaaaggaaggaagaagagagggcaAGAGGAATAAAGATTGCTTTCAAGTTGTAATTTAATATTGGTTAATCAACCTTATAAGTCAcaattctccctccttccccaacatCCACACACTAGTTCTTCCAAAAGAAAACGGGAGTGGAAAAAGAATGCACTAGTCCCTGTTTCTATGTTTTGTATCTCTCTGCTAGCCCAGCGCAGCTTTAAAAAGTCCTCGGGCACCCAATAGAAGCCTCTGATTTATGGGGTTTACTAATGCTAGCTGAATACTGCTTGTCAGGGCTCCATGAATGCCTCTCCCTCCTGATACAAGAAAAGGCTTTGTGTTGCTAAGCGATTAGAGCAGATGTAATGAGATTTACCCCAATCCTGGTTTGCCCTTTCCTATCTTCGgcaaaattgtgtgtgtgtgtgtttttgtgaaTTTCCCGAGTTTGCCTTACACATTGTGGCCAACCACAGCGTAACTTTCCCTGGACTTTAATGAGTGCTGAATATTTACCATTCAGAAGTGAGCAAAAGAACACCTGTCTACACAAGGAAGAGAAAATTCCCCTTTGTACGCAGTGAAACACTATCCTAATGTTATATTCATAGCCATAAATTACTAGCTACACTTTCTTTTGCATACCTTATCTGTAAACTTGCAaaggagttgggggagggggctTGGAGAGAAAGAGGGTATGAAAGAACAGAGGTgataggagaggagagggaagagagagaaaaggagaggagaagaaaggaaaggagagaaaaggagaaaagagaagggaaaagaaggggaggaaggaaaggaggagagagaagatggGAGGAGAGATGAGacgagaggaggggaggagaggggagaaaagaagacaagagaagagagaaaaggaaaggaaggaaagaagggggaaggaagaaagggggaagagaagtgTAGAGAggatggaggagaggagagaaaaagaaggggaagggagaaagaagagaagaggagaggatggAAAAGAGgacaggagagaaaaagaagggggaggcagaagggagagaagagaagaactggagaggagagaggatggaggagagaagataagaaagagaaggcagaaaggagagaagagaagaaaagaagaaaagaggagaggatagggaaaaagagaaaggagaaaggaggagagagaatggaagagaagagaggaaagaagatggaggagagaaaaagaaggggaagacagaaaggagaaagaacagaggagaggaaggggaactCATTCTCCCCAAACTAAAGGATAAACATGAAGGAAACATTACGGTGtcattattttcatcaataaTCTTGAAACTGGTCCAGGGCTTTCACAGGCTCTGGTTATTTATGATGATGGGGAATGGCCTgattctctccccactccccattTTAATCACATTGATCGTTTGTTTCTGAAAGCCTGAGTGCATCCTAAAGAAGAGCATTTCTGCAGAATGCCATGAAACTTGGGAGTGCTCATTGCCTGGCGGCCTCAAatatctctgtatgtctctgtgtgcaGCATTATTGGGGAGAATCAACGATAGAGCTGGATGCACAAACAcaggcaagatttttttttcctttttaactctGTAAGACACGCTGCCTCTGCGCTCTTTGTTGGGTTTTGTAAGATGCATTTTGCGTTCTCCTTTCCGCTTGGCTTCATGCACGCAAACTGAATTTGCAAGTAATGCAGAAGGCAAGCAAGTAGCCAGGCGAAAACAGGCTTGGATTCCGGTCACGTCCCTGCTAACTGACAACAAGCAGActagccaaaaagaaaaaagaaagaaaaaaagaaaagaaaagaaaaaaaaggaaagaaaaaaaaagaaagcaagaaataaaatcCACAAccaatttctttttgaaacttgGTAATTGGGTATTTTTGCACGCAGATCACGGTATTTGGACAGAGCTATAGGCTTAGCTCCATCAGTGTTTCTAATTTGCTTCACATTACTTCTCTtctggtttatttatttaatttcaatccCTTGGACACCTCCCcccactttttccatttcatctccccctttttttccaggaattctCTGAACTGCAGTAAATCTATCTGTGGTTTAACATCATTGTGCAAAAGCTAGAAAGTGTGTGTTtggtatgggggggggggggaaccacaCCCAAAACAAGAAAGCTTGCTTTTACCACGGGTTCCCCTCTCCTCGCCTTAGTCTTTTTCTCTACATTTCATAGATCAATTCATTGGAGACACAATGAGAAGTTAGAAGCACAGGAGAGGGATGAAAAATGTGGGATGGAGCGCCCTCTTTTCCAAGCTTATTCTTTTGGGGGAATTATTTAACGTGCAGTGATTTCACTCAAGGACAATGAAGCTATTAATCATCCCCTATTCtcttgttgtgtgtgtgtgtgtgtgtgtgtgtgtgtgtgtgtgtgtgtgtgtgtatttgcagaTTAGAAGAGCAAGAACACAACTGTTACTTAGGTATCTTTTGCCCTCACATTTATCACAGAGACATACTGGCTAAGGTCGTACCTAACacttatttttgtcatctttgccactTAACATATTTGGTACCAAATCTACCTTCTACCTTCTTCACCCCAACCCCTTggctttccttcccttccctttgctGCAGACCATAGGCATGGGGATATCCCAATCAGTAACTCTGAGAAGCACAggatcatttctttaaaaaaacaaaaacaaaaccaaaaagttttATTACGAAACTAGTTTGTATAAAACAGGGTTATACAGGAACTTTGTAAGTTTGTaataaaacagtaagaaaaatagGCAGTGGTCTTAAGTTCTCCCAAAACAAGGCAGCAATAGGAAAACCAATggctaccatttttttttttttttttttttttttttttgcgtttGGACAATAGCTGCATAAACTTCGTCCCCTCCTCCGACAGGGTTTAACATTATTAATACATTAACAAAGTTTCTATAAAGTAAGACACATTGGTGCTAAAGTACATCCGGCAGCCTCTCCATCCCACCTGTAAGGAGGTCCTTTACACAACCATATACAAAAGATGGCAGTTGTGGTGGTGACTACTTATCTAAAACAGGCAGAGGTAATAAGCATCACATATTAAGGTATCAagatatacacattttaaaacatttgtacAAAACTTCTataaatctcttttctctctctctttctctcttatatacaaaaatatcttaATATATCCCCAAACTGGTTAGGATAGATACAAATAGATTttctcataataaaaaaaaaaattcacaaaagatTGGAAGCATTTTAAGATGAATACGGTAGAAAAGATgtcaaggaaagaagaaggggggGGGAGGTCTGAGtcaggagggggaagggaggactGGGAGAGGGTGATTTCAAAGGACTCTTTGAATACAGCATAGTTTCATTGCAGACAAATTGATGGGGGAAGTAAATGTAGGTCCATAGTGAGTCAAAGAGGAAGGACCACCGGCATCCGTTCTTGAAGGATTAAGAAGTGTACTTTGGGTGATGGGTTTGGAGTTCGGGGTCTGGGACGGGGGCGTAGTTGGGAGGGGGTGTTTTAGGCTCTAGGCTTGTATGTTAGCGTTCATATGTATACGATAAACATGTgctatctcccctcccccccttctgaCTCCATTGCCACTGGGCCGCTCATAGGCTTCTCTGCCCACAACCCCGCCCCCCACAACAGAGGCCCTTAAGTCAATGTTCATCCTCCTCTTCAGGAATCGCGGTGCAAAGATACTAGCGTAGTGCCGAGCCGTACTTCGGGGCATCTTGGGGGGTTGGAGACACGCAACTTTAGGcatggtgtttttttgtttttgtttttttgttttttgtctgtttgggggaaggggagccGATTTCGTCTTCTTCCTCCCAGTGTCTCTGgcggagaaaataaaatgctaaagagGCAGGTTCTCTCCGGTCACCCTGTAACATGACAACAACAGGAGAGGTCAGTGTGGAGACTCGGCTGATGAGACCCAGTAGGGGGCCGGGCGGTGGGGGAGGCAGGGGGAAGAGAGGCAGATGGAGGCACCGAGGGCTTTGACAGCTCGGGCTCTTCTTCAAATCCTCCCCAGTTTCCTTCCCTGGGCGACCCAGCGCAGCCAGGCAGGCAGCCAGGCACCCTTTTTCAGCTCACGGCCGCATCACTCCTCCCCCCTCTGCCTCGGCACCGGGTCCCTGCACCCCTCATCCTCAAACAGCAACAGCTGGGAAGAGCTCCAGCCCATCTAGCTAGAACTTCTTCGTTTACACACACATCCCAAAACAGAGGTGATGAGAGGAGACGTGAGGGAGATGAAAAGTAACTCCCATCTACACACATGCACACGTGCACCTTACTGGTGATCCCCTGGCttttgcaaacacacacacacacacacacacacacacacacacacacacacacacacacagaagtgATGGAGGGGGAGGGCTGTGGATGCTCTCCGCTCCCCTCTCCCTTAACAGAAACACAGACGCTACAAAACCTTATTGGAGGACCCCCCCCAATATATACAAGCTGAGGTGGTGGATGTCGAGGGGATGGAACATAAACACACACGCGCCCCTTGAAACTTGCCTGCTCCAAAAGTTGGCTTTCCCTCGGGCCTGGGCTGCAGAAGGCGTTCAGAACCAGTTTGTAAAGTCCAGAAGTTCTTGTTCCTCTGGACTGAGTGGGTCGTAGGAGCCCTCGTCGGACGAGTAGGACGAGACCGGGGAGCCGGCCATTGAGTTCAAGTCGTTGGAGTAGTTGGGAGAGATGGTGGGCGACAGGACGCCCGCCTGGAAGGCAGCGCTCACGGCGTCGTGCTCGTCCAGGAGCTGCTGCAGGGCGCGGATGTACTCGACGGCCGAGCGCAGAGTCTCGACCTTGCTCATCTTCTTGTTGGCCGCGCCGTTGGGGACGTGCTCCCGCAGCGTGGCGAAGCCCAGGTTGACCAGCTTGACGCGGTTGCGCTCGCGCTCGTTGCGCCGGGCCACGGCGGCCGGCTGCTGCTGGGGCAGGCTGTAGCCGAAGCCGCTGAAGTTGAGGCGCCGCTTGCAGCGCATCAGCTCGGGCGACGAGGAGCGCGGCCGTTTCACTTGCTTTGGCGCTGACTTGTGACCGCCCCCCGAGGCTTGGCCGTCGGCCGGGCTCAgctgctgcggcggcggcgggggctgCGGCTGCTGTTGctgcggcggtggcggcggctgCTGCTGCGCGCTCTgggcggccgccgccgccgctgccgccgccgccgccgctgcagCCGCGAAGAAGCAGGCGGCGGGCTGCAAGAACGGCTGGGG comes from Sarcophilus harrisii chromosome 5, mSarHar1.11, whole genome shotgun sequence and encodes:
- the ASCL1 gene encoding achaete-scute homolog 1 — protein: MESPSKMESTGVSQQPPPPPPPPPQPQAQPPQSQPPQPFLQPAACFFAAAAAAAAAAAAAAAQSAQQQPPPPPQQQQPQPPPPPQQLSPADGQASGGGHKSAPKQVKRPRSSSPELMRCKRRLNFSGFGYSLPQQQPAAVARRNERERNRVKLVNLGFATLREHVPNGAANKKMSKVETLRSAVEYIRALQQLLDEHDAVSAAFQAGVLSPTISPNYSNDLNSMAGSPVSSYSSDEGSYDPLSPEEQELLDFTNWF